Part of the Scomber japonicus isolate fScoJap1 chromosome 2, fScoJap1.pri, whole genome shotgun sequence genome, AAGGTTGTCACTACGTAACCTTTAACTCACAAATGACACACcctgatttgaaaaaaaaaacaatatccaaaaattacaaaatatatgtaaaagttTAAACAAGTATAAAACATCAGTAATGAGCAGGGTGGAAACGCCTGGGTGTCAAAcgtctattctgttctattaaaaaaaaacagggagtGTACCTTTAACCCACAATGAGAAAACCTATAGTACATACATATGAAACTGAAGCAAACATCTAACCACTTCACACATCAGCTGCAACTCTGACTATGACTACACTACACCAGCTTAATCTAAAAAACACTGTTTGGATATGAAAACAACATGAGTCAGCTACATTTTCATATTGAAACTTGAGGCAGGTGTTTTCAGAGTGAGTTCACACCATGGCCACATTTGAAAAACACATCTTGTTCTCTCCATGATGACTCTCTGTTCACATTAATTGCTGTTTTTGAACCAAAACAGAGATTTTCAATGGACAGACAGCCAATACTAAGAGAAAAAGATGAGTGATTAAACCTTAGTGTCAGTATAGTGTATAGATATCAGCTAGAGTGGCATCCAGCTGGGTTCTCTGTCTGATCTTTTCAACCCAGCAGTTCTACTGATATTCTGCCTTTCATTGAATTTACATGCAGGATCTACAGCAGTCGTCGGCATCATTGTGCAGCAGTTAGCATACTCACGGGTTTGGTCTTGTCGCCAAAGAAGTGAATAGTTGAGTAGTTGTCCTTCTCAACAATCCCCAGACAGTATCTCTTATCCCAACCATCAGGGAAGACGTCAAAGCTGATCTGCCCCCCtgcacagagacaaagacaagagTATTTACATCATAGTGAGAGAGAAACAGCCACAACTGAGCTGCTTAAAGCACATCAGTACTCAATGTAAACACAAAGGCTGTATAATTGTAATAAATGCAGTTGACTCACCAATTGAGAAAGACAATCCTTTTCCTTTGAACTCCTCCTTTAATACAGACACAAACTTCTCTCTgattttttctgtctgttggGACCAAAAACAAGAATGGGAAATAAGTTCTGTACTGTTGCCTCAGTTAAAGAGATATATCATGTTTGTCCTGTTAAACAAAGCTTCTTTTAGGCTGCAGTGGGATCACCAAAAGCAAGAAAAATACCAGTTTACATGTAATTACACTCACAATCTTGTTTGAGAGTGAAAGATGCATTAGTTGATTTTTTGGCCAGATGGGGGCAGTAGAACAAGCTGAAAACAATATATTCATATGATAGATTCTcgcattataaataaaaacgGCTCAAACTCAGGTATGACATCATTCCAAGCTCCGACCTCCAACTTCTGAGGTAAATGGAACACAGCAAGAGCAACATGAGCATTGCACTGCAAAAAATAGAATCTAACTAAGACTAAATATCTTAAATCAAGGCAAAATGTGCTTCTCACCAGGCCGTTTTTGTCTAAGAGCATTTCACTCGCTTAATTATCTTAATGCGGTATTATAACTAGTTATTGAGATTTTATTACTGGTTATGAGTAAGTTCTTGCTTAAAATGAGGATAACCATAACTCTCTAGGTGTTATATTAACACTGACAAGTGCAAAACCTCTTTGTCAAAGTCAGAATGTCTTATTTCAAGCATCTTATCCTTTTAATCTCTTAACATATGAATACTAGGCCAGATAAACACTAGTTTTAAAGACATTTGTGGAGTTTAAGATATATTTACTTGTTATAAAAAAATTCACCAAGTCAGATTTTCCTGTTCTGTTGGCAGATCattttgcttatttattttcttgtttttttaagctgagtttttgcagtgtgtgaGTTGTGTTTCAGGCCTCTTCAAGAgtataagtccaatattcattttaaaacactacaTACTTATGTTCCCTAGCTAGTTGCTATTTTGTACGTGTTCGTAGTGTAAAGCTGATAACGACTTAGCCTCAGCTGAAAATGAGGTTGATGAGAGCCATGAGACTCAACCAAAACAATTAACTTCTGAGCGgtacaacaaaacaatgagctgaaagacgcTGAGTCATGCCAAAGCGATGAGGGGAACTTTGGAGTcaggacacactttcccattcacataaatgagaaagtgtggccaaacttttgactggtatatattataaaaatatggAATAATGCAGCTTTTAGTGATGCGCTACCTTGTCCAGCTCATAGaactccttcctctcctcatgCGTACAGCTGCGTCCAATAGGGGAGACGTTCAACATGCCGTTACGAAACTCAATGAATGTCCCCCTGTAAAGCAATCAATCAAAACGTTATTTCATATAGGTAAAGTTGTTCAAAAGTAGTTCAAAGTGagagtttaataaaagctagactaaaactaggttCAAAACCATGATACACTTCAGTCACTGTGAGGCTCAACAGGATCACTAACAGCCAGTTCTTTTAAGTCCGTACCTCTTCTTGGGTAGTTTGATCTTGGCCATGTAGTTGAGACAGAAGTTGATGAAATCTTGTAGGAGTTCTTCTCCCATGTGGGCCTGGAtggactgaaaaaaacaaaccccaaCAAAGATGAAGTTCATTTCCTGGTGCCTGTAACATGAGGCAACATCATATTTAGAGTATCTGTGATCATAAAACCAAGATTCTAGGAGGGAAAATGATCTTCCTCTGTTAAATGAGGACTTTCCACAATAAAGGCTTGAGAGCATTAACCTAAAAAAGGCGTTTTTAGTCTTTAAATCTTACCTGAACAGAGACTAACTGTCCGTTCTTATAGGCCACGAGACCATTCTCAGCAAACACATAGTCCACTCTCTGGATcactgtacacacagacacacagaggaagaaatgaTCAAGCTTATCTAATGCTAAAGCAGTTATTGTTGGAGGTACTGGTCAGAGTTATGGCAGCTCTTAATGCTAAGTAGAAAAAAGCTGAGTCAAAACAGACTCTATAATGGTGATCCCACACACATTTCAGTTTCAGCATTTAAACTGGTGTAAAACATCAGAAATACATGTTTGAAATGCACAGAGCTGACTTCCTCCAGCAGCTTTTCACAGCAAAAGCCTTCTGGAAAAAGAATCGTGCATGTCTTCGGTTGTGATTTCGTGTCTCACCGTCATCTCCCAGCTGCTCTTGGATCTTGACGAGGTCCGAGCCCCCCACCACTCCGACTCGAACCCGAGTTTTCAGCTTCTGGATAAACTCGGCCATGTCTGGAGTCGCgggctgaaaacacacacacacgcaatttACATTTACTGACATGATAGGACAAGATAGTGATAGCAACAAGACTTAATCGAGGCCTGTAAGAGATATGATGAGACCACAACCAACAACAGGAAGAGATATCTGATAGAGTCAACACGAGTTATAACTGTCTTTATTATTAGCAGATTATTTAGCAGTGCATGTATCTCAGTCATTCTCCATGTCCTctgttgtattttattcttgTGATTACAACTTCTTGTATCTTTTGTGGTcgttttattgtattattttgagCAGTTATTGCACTTTAGGTTACCTGCTCTGTCTGTTGCACATGAGCACACTCACTAAACCCTCTAATGATGTCATTCTCTATTCTACTACATACTCAAAAACAGaagttaaattaattaattaattaattatttgacATGGACATCACAATGTGGGACAATGACTAATGTGGGACAGCTAGGCTCCAGtggatttatttctttttctattcagtAATTTTAAAGAGGTAGCTAGTGTATGtgtaagttatattgtttaacatTACAAGTGAACATTTAGGTTACTGGTTTTTTTAACCTATTTGACGCAGAAAGCAAAATAACATGTAGGCCAACAAaattaaatgatcaaatatggGTACACGCATTTCAGAAAGTTTGGGCAGATAAGGCTGCTTTGTATTCTAAGCCTAAAAAATAGTGACCCAgattacaaaatctacaaattctGGAACCATTTGACACAATGAACATTAATATATGTGCCATTTTCcttctgatttaacaaggaAGCATGTCAGGGATTCCATAATGATATcaggtgttgatataatgtattggattcatatttaaatatgatgaACCACTTCACTTGACATAAAAACAGGCAGGTCTATACAGAGCAATGTTGTTTCTCTTTTAGCCATGATTTGACACCTTAAACAGAGAACACTGATTGTGAAGTGGTGACATTACCGAATGTACATTCATGGCTAGCAGTGACTGGGTTTCAGTCTATAATGAACTGCAACAGCGTAATAGGAGAAGGTCTAATAGTTACATAAACTCTTCTGTGCCATCAATCTGTCAGTTGCAGATTgatttaagattttatttattctttattttattaaattgtaTTGCATTGCATATTTCTAGCAAAGTGTCTTTTCTTTAGAAAAACGTTGGCATGTCAGTTTAACTGGGCTATAATTAGCACATAGATACATCAGATCATATTTCTGACACTGGCGGAGCTGGTTCAACCTGTTAGCAAAATGCTAGTGGAAGCTTACGGAAACACTGTTAGCATTAGCGTAATTTGTTGACTTAGAAATATGTGTTTGAATTAAGATAGTAACTAAATCGACTATTCATGCAGAATGTTTGCAATTTATTGGCAACGTTGAATATCTCCAACAAACTAACActaaaaactactaaaaataaaataaactacattggTCCGTCAGCCTTGACGTTCCGCcacacacttcctgttactTGAAGAAACGTAGCAAACAATCATGGAGAAAAGCTGATAATGTTCCACTAATGCTCACATGAtagctctttattaaacatGGCTCTAACTGTAGTTTAACTAAGACACAGGGACACAAGCTGGCTAATGTCATGTATCGTGTTAAGGCACGCGTTTCTGTGGAACACATTTTGTTCTCGGAAGAACAACGATAACAACGTGGAACCGGATGTTTAACTGACTACCAGCTAGTCATGTGTTCGTATGAATgaagttttttctctctctctctctctctctctctctgcttgtctctctctcactcgcaTGCACGCGCACATTTATTATCTACCTGTCTCGCGGCCGTGAGCGTGCCGTCCACATCAAAGAGGCAGAGCGTGCTGGTGTCCACCATCTTGTCTGTACAGATAAACTTGAGTGTGTCTCTTTAATAACATATAAAGCACTGTGCCACAGCTCCTTCTTCTATAACGTGTAGTAAACCTGCCTTAACTCAACCGCTCTGACGTTTACAAATGGACTGCAGACGTAACCATGACGCTACGTtacgcttcttcttctttgtgttaTAATGGCGGGCGGTAAACCGTAGTGAAAGACGTATACCGCCACCATGTTGCACTGGAGTGTAGAGTCAACATATATCGTCACAGCTTATAACAGCGGCCTACATTGTGTGAGCTGAGGACACGGTGGGTGTTAGAGCAACAGGAACAGCTGCTTCCTGACGCTAGAGTACTGAAAGAGTCATGGGAGCATTTGGTAAGCCTCTCAAGTCTCTTCTCGCTCTGCTTAATGGTCGTCATTGCGCTTCGCAGGAGTGCTTCCCGACATTTTCGACTTGAAACAAATGGCTTTTTACGACCCCTCATCACAACTTATGGCCTTTGTCGACATGAGCTGTTAACAGTCTGACTATAATATAGACTTTTCCCTCAAAACAGTTTGGTTTGAATTACCAGGCCTATAGAGGATATAGTATAATATTATGCTCATAAGTATATACATATAGAAAGTATTTGATAAGGGGAAAGCAAcatttaaagaacaaaaatgtacttaattagaattgttctttctttattaCAGCTTTAAAGAAGTAGTTCTAGGACATACATCTCTTTCTGAGCATTAGATGAGCAGATTGACATTTGTACTTACAGTACTGTGCACAAGTCTTAGTCCACCACCATCattcaaacagaaaatacaggaaatatgtacacaaaatttgacattaattattattttttgaggTTCTATTCtatttaggtttaagagagtcaggttcctgctattgctcaagtgtaaggaggtcacactaaatacttgCCACTTAAGCcaaatgtgtatgtatttttttaaatacatacacattttctgtattttctggttttatCCTATTAAAGAAActgataaataattatatatgatcattatagcattgctaaaacaataagtctaatggtggcctaagacttgtgcacagtactgtatatctgcaGACTATAAGCAAAGTGATGAGGGACTTTGAGGTGTGTCTGCTCAAAAAGATAatgtggaaatgtcagatttttaacTGATTTTGACAGATTTTCCTGTTATTTACAGATAATGGGGCCCGAAGACGCACAGTCCTCTCTGACAAgtctttctgtttgtatgatggtggtggcctaagacttgtGCACAGTGCTGTATATCATGCTTtcctagtctttttgaccactcagtgcttttacactacatgtcacattcacccattcatacactgatgacaggggctaccacacaaGGGCCAACCGGCCTATCAGGAAGGAGACATTCACTCctacattcatacactgttggcacagctgtggttaagtatcttgcccaaggacacatggacatgtgggctggaggagccgggaatcgaatcACTGTTCTTCTGATTGATGATCGGCAGCTCTACCTGCTGAACCACAGCTGTCTTAACTCTGCTACATCTTTGTTTTATGAATGTGAGTTAtctgtgtttgctgtttttatatGCCTTGATGGTTGTAAATGTAtcttaaaactaaaaaacaaaaccaacatgttactgttttactgttacACTGAAAACACTCCCATGTAAAACAAGATTGCAGATTGGAACTAAAGTCACTTAAATGTTACACATATAAACGTATAGATGTATTTATGGACAGAATCTAAGGTTACAATTAAGATGAAAAAGGACAATCTACATGTTCATGTATTTGTTCTGTGCTCCACTCTGGTATGCTTTCTATTATCATCTTCATCCATCGCCATACTAAGAGAATTCCTGACAGAAGCTCATACCATTTATACCAACTTACTGAATAAAGTGAGCCAATGCAGGGTGTTGGCATCGTGCACCATTCCTGGCACAACAGAGGATTCAGAAAGCCACACAGTTTAAAATGCTTCCTGATGATAAGGTATGGTATGAATATTATGATCTTCTTAGCTTCATGTTACACTTTAATGACTGTTCCAAGGAAAGAACATAACGTGTGATTTGACAGCAGTTGTCCAAGTGTTTCCAGTTGAAGTTGGACAGTTCCAAGGTGGATCAGCAAAGAAACTGTACACACTATCCAGAGTTCTCCACAAATAGTAAGAACTGACCTGTAAGCTACTGTGGAAACTATAAAAACTGTAATTGTTACCATGCTGCAGACACTTCACTGCACTTACCAAAATGACACCTTGACCATGTCTAGTCTATACATGCAGCTGTGAATCAGCTTTCTCAACAGTGAACATTATTAAAGGTCAATACAGTTCAAGACCGACCAATCATCCCTTACACACATGTCTTCCACTATCATTCCCAGCCATCAAATGACagagttaaatatttatgttttcatcCATAAGTCATTAAGCTTTCTTTTGTTTGAGAATATGTGCTTGTCAGATTTAGTCAGAATACCTGTTTTGCCCAAACATACGGTTTATTTATTATAAGCATTTTTGTAATGCAATATTGATGCATTTCATATttagcaataaataataaaataatgatgtcCAATTGGAGCACTGGCTCTTGCCTTGCTCAACTTTAATGTcacatcattgtgtttttacgGTTTGAGAATTAGAGATCTACGTTGATCTACAGTGCTGTAACAACATTTGCTGAACCTTTAACTTGTTCTATTAATTCCATTGTTGTCTAATAAGTGACTGAAATCATGGGTAATGATCTAATGATGTCTAATGATCATCCTCAATATTGTGAGTAAAGCCATGTAGGTTTAAATCTCATATTGTCATGCTCTaccacacacagcacattttCTTGCATTGAGGTAGAAAAGAGCATTTATGTCCTGGAAAGGTTTCATGCTTGTGGACAGAAGCCTATAAGCTTCTTATAACCAGCAGAGATAGAGGAGCATTAATTTTTTGAGATATAGGTCAAATTATATTCTATGACTGTCTACTGGACAATTGAATAAAAATGGCATGAGATATGAATATGCATACATACACTTAGATTCTCATTTTAAttgcacaagttttcctttagCAGTCATTAAAGCTCTATCCCCATCCAGCCCCATTACACTGCATAGATTATGTTCTGTAGCCAAGTGCTTCCCTACATTTTTGGCTTGAAACTATTTATAGTCTTGAAACTCTACAGGTTTATCTTGGGACCCTTTGAGGTTCTAGGCTttaaggttgggaaccactgctgtGACCTACATCTTTGACAAGGGTGAAAAAAGATATGATGCAGGATTTAAACCAGTATGAACGATGGAGCTACACCCAGTTACAAAAACATAGAAAGATATTGTTTTAACTATGTGATAGCTTCATGTTTATATAGTTTGGCTATAATTTGTTCCTCCATGTACAGTTAGGGGGGGATTAAGGTTGTTGTATTGAGTCAGAGcgctcaacaacaacaaccatttGTCCAAACAAAGGGTGaaacatattgtatatttgccccccccccccccccccacacacacacacacacacaccctcaatAACCCAGATATATAAGCCATTATGCATGGATGATGTAAAGACAACAGATGAAGTCCAATATTCCACCAGCTAAGATAGATCAATCTCCATCTACTCTAACTGCTCAGCTTGATTTAAGAATTCAAGTTTCTTATTTACATCAATCTTACACTAAATGAGTCCAAAGTCCCATCAACCCTAAGACACCATTCTAGAAAAGTGGTTAAAAGATAACCAGTGTGGACTTGATGCAGTATATGGGAAAGCATCAGACCTGTGCATGGAGATGTTGAAGAAACTGCACACATGAATTACATCTAAAGCTATTTTCAGAATTTATAGCTATGTTTTTAATTAGGCAACTGTTATAATCTTACAGAGGAGCAATCTGATGAACATGAATCTTCAAAGTGtgaagtttaatttaatttagctATAGCTATATTTATAGTCTTCTGCATACTTAGCCTATGAAGTTTTCATTTGGTGTGGAACCTTTAACCAATTAGAACTAATACTCAATTTGATAGTGTTCATGTAGTAGCATTCATATTTGTGAACTGTTatactctccctctctctctatgagAAAATATAGTGGCAAGAAGAACATCTAATTATGGCCAAATATCTGATTGTGAAATCTGGATCTCTTCATGTGAGTATCTTACTGAGTTACAACACAGCCTTATTACTTAATTACCTTATAGCAGGCATTGATTCATTTCACATAGTCACAATATATTAGATTTGAACTTGTATTTTATAAAGAAAAGCTAATTCCATAAATCTTTTCTGGCCAATCAACAAAGCagatttttaccttttttaaaatatatatttcatttgtatTGGTTTGCATACATAATAACACAGGGCAGACGAGATATAAACGTTGGGGGCGGGGGgagtacaatttaaaaaaaaaactataaataaatgtgagttAAGAGTTGTCTCTTGGTACTGTAGATTGTTTATTAAAACGACAAAATAAACGCTCTTACAGTTGCTGCTACCTACATTTCTCGAGTGCAGCAAACAAACggttaaaatgtgtaaaatgagcCACAGTATACAGCTACACATAAACATAGTTTTGAGTCCAAGCAAACAAAGGGGTTTTCGCGCCGTGTGTTTAAAACCCCAACTCAACCAATCACTGTGCAGACAAGTCATACAAACTTGAGGTCTTCGTGTCACATAACGTGACCAATCACAGCGGTGGGAATTTGTCATGTGCCTGCATTCAAATCTAAAAGATTATATCTGACCAATCCGCTGAGAGCGGGGAGGAGTTGTGGAAGTACTTCTAGTCAAGTTAGTTAGGCTTTGCAGTCGGTAACAAAACAGTTGAGCTTTCTTCCTCATTCAGTCGTTTCCACTCGTTCAGCTGGGAACAGGTAAGAGTTCGCCATGTTGGGCGTTAAATTTAAAGAattttgttatttaaatataactgtgttttcttttgttatgtGGTGTGAAGTCTATGAGAGCTACATCGCGTATTTGTGCATATTTGCGGACTAAAGtctatttatataatattattagaAATTGTTTATGTCTTATATCATAATGTTACCGTAAAGTGTGTTTATGAAGAAATCCGTTTGATATCTGCTTGTTAATACGACGAACACCGAGGTTTTGGCTGTTGTCCGGTGGTCTAACCTTAGGCAGCCCGTCCGCTGCTGTTAGTGCGCAACATGCAGTTCAAACGCCATTTGGTTAGCGTTAGCTTAGCATTGCTACATGACTGCAGCTCCGACGCGCTCAAGTTTGAACTAGGCCAACTAAATACACGGTTGGTTCGGATTCATTGGCGTGGCTGGTAGTTCCCCACGCAATGGCATAACACAAGTCTTGTGAAAGTTAAGTCACTGTCTATTAAGTCACTTTGTTCATTAAGTTTGGGCGCAGTTTAGTTTAGGCGGGAAGATACAAAATGGAGTCGTGTCTTTTTGTCCCAGTAAGGCAGAAATCCGATTAGAGCCTTAAAACACCCTTGGGCGTCAGCTTGCTCTGTTTGTTACAATAATGTTGGTCGAATTAGTCGAACGACGACTtatgtgtgaatatttgctTGGGTTGAATTGACTTAACATAACGTTAAGTATACATTCAGGTTGGAATATTGTATTAAGTTAAGGTTATTGTGCATTTGCGAGTTTCCAGCTATACACAGACGTTATGTAAGTAGTGTCAGGGTTGTTTAATGCAATactttttctattgtttttagATAAATCGCAACCATGACCAAGGACCCAAATAAGCCGAGGGGTAAGACTTCATCTTACGCGTTCTTTGTGGCAACCTGCCGCGAGGAGCACAAAAAGAAACACCCAGGGACCAGTGTGGGCTTCGCTGAGTTCTCCAAGAAATGCtctgaaagatggaaggtaagTTGGcgttaataaaaataaatttgtatacatttttaaaataaaataaaaattaatataaattatatattataatatatatatttttaaggtaTACAATTTtagttataaataaaaatacattttagttatttatgcatttatttattatacaaatttatttgcatttgaaaTGCTTGAGATTTGcatcataattattatatataatatatatattcatattctcATATCACAGTAATTTACCTCAAATTTAGTTAAATGGAGCAAATCAGGACCAAGGTCCCAGGTGTACTGAAGTGTGTAAAATTTGAAAGATTGTGTAATTGAAGTTGCTCAACAGCTGTTGGCAAAAGGACTccattttgttttcttaaaaatggaAGAATGGCTACATGAGTTATTAAAGTATAATAAGATGTTGATCTCTgaagcataaaaacaaacaggcatattaaaacaaatcatatttttatgaaaggcactttgttttctttgtgttttgtagACCATGTCAGCCAAGGAAAAGGTGAAGTTTGAAGATATGGCGAAGACCGACAAGGTCCGGTATGACAGAGAGATGAAAACATACATTCCTCCTAAGGGCGCCAAGAAgggcaagaagaagaaggaccCCAACGCCCCAAAAAGGCCACCGTAAGCTCCGTCcataatgcacatttaaaaaaaaccaaaagtaGCGTGCTCCTGTGTGCACAAACATGATCTGTTGCTTTACAACTTTAACACACCTGTCTTCCCctccagctctgccttcttCGTCTTCTGCTCTGACCACCGCCCAAGGATCAAGGAGGAGCACCCAGGTATCTCCATCGGTGACATCGCCAAGAAGCTTGGCGAGCTGTGGTCCACACAGGGTTCTAAAGACAAGGCTCCTTATGAGGCGAAGGCAGCCAAACTGAAGGAAAAATACGAGAAGGtatgtacatgtttttattaaagtgCATCCTCTTCACATCCTCTTGTggtatattttgtgtgtttattgataGACTTGTGGAATGTTAGATGAATGGTTGTATTAAGTTTAAATGATTGAATGTATCTTTGCAGGATGTCGCTGCCTACAGAGCTAAGAGTGGTATGGGGAAGAGCGACGCTGGGAAGAAGGGTGGACCTGGCAGGCCCGCTGCCAAGAAAGCAGAACCAGTtgatgatgacgacgacgatgatgacgatgacgatgagGAGGAAGACGATGACGACGACGATGAGGATGATGACTAATTGGTTTATGTGTTAAGGATGTGAAGTTTGCAATGCATTGTTCAGCTAaactcctgtttgttttttgtgtggatGATTCCAACAGTATAGCCTGCTGTCCCTGTTGGTCTGCCTCTGTAGGATCAGACCTATATTCCTTTTCAAATTCAGggatttagtttttattttctcacttagTCCCCCCCTATAAAGACAGTCTTTCTGCTAAACTGATGGTTTGTCACATCTTAGCGCCTCTTTGCTATGTAAGTGGGCACTCTTATGGATTTTCTGTACCAAACTGATATTACAGTGGACTAAAAACATCTGTGCAGGCAATGTACAGCAGCAAATCAGTCAAGttttaaagaatttatttgTTTCTGGAAGCACTGCTTATGTTCTGTTCAGTGGTGCTGTTTCTTCAGTCATTTTACCACCGGGATTTATCtgtagtttaaaatgtttgcagcCATTTTTAATGTGGAACTTTCATGTAGAAcgaatttttttttgtaataaaatttTGTATATTGATTATAACTGTGTGGATTGTCAATAAATTGGTTGCTTGAAGTGTAAGGATTTTATAATGGGAAAGCACAGAATCTGCTAGTTAATACTTTATCTTCAGTGTGACTGAAAAGACATTGTAGAATCCTAATGTACAAAAACCACTAACAGATCTGGTTAGCAGTCTAATGCTAATGATATGCTCCTTAGGGTCTTTCTGATGTCATAAAAATGGCAATACTCATTTTAAAGCCAGTTTCAGGCTGTGTCTACATGACATGTATGCATGTGACTAAAGTGCACACATGCAGGCTTAGTATGGTTTAGTGTAGTCTGCTTTGTCAAACAGGCTTCAGTAACACTCTAGGCTAGGCACCCAAAGAGCATACAGCTGAAGCCTCTGAAGTGACTAACATTTGTAATGAAAGGGATCAGTGTAACACCCCTCTGAGAAACATTCATGAAGAAGACATGTGACCATTACCAACTTTGGCATTCACTGCTAGAGGCACATCATCTCATCTGTCTGTACATGTAGGTTATGGTAAACCTAGTTTATTCAAACAGCTGATTTAGCTTGTTTGCTTAAGGTTAGCTGTTCACTTGAACTGAAGAATGATGACCTGTATATTGATAAGAGGGCATGCAGTGGTATATGGTTACTTGATTAAGTGTCATGTTCTATTAATCTTTGTATTAATGGataaatattcatttaaacTTATAACTTTAAATGACAGTTATTCAAATGTGTGCAGGTTGTGTTTACAGGCTGACTGTCACGCATCAGAGGACATGCAGCAAATTCAACTTTCTCAACAAAATCATTGAACTGAGAAGCACCATGTTCTGAACTCCAGTAAGTCAGCAACACATATCAGGA contains:
- the pmm2 gene encoding phosphomannomutase 2 → MVDTSTLCLFDVDGTLTAARQPATPDMAEFIQKLKTRVRVGVVGGSDLVKIQEQLGDDVIQRVDYVFAENGLVAYKNGQLVSVQSIQAHMGEELLQDFINFCLNYMAKIKLPKKRGTFIEFRNGMLNVSPIGRSCTHEERKEFYELDKTEKIREKFVSVLKEEFKGKGLSFSIGGQISFDVFPDGWDKRYCLGIVEKDNYSTIHFFGDKTKPGGNDYEIYDDPRTIGHEVSSPEDTKQLCQQLFFS
- the hmgb2a gene encoding high mobility group protein B2a translates to MTKDPNKPRGKTSSYAFFVATCREEHKKKHPGTSVGFAEFSKKCSERWKTMSAKEKVKFEDMAKTDKVRYDREMKTYIPPKGAKKGKKKKDPNAPKRPPSAFFVFCSDHRPRIKEEHPGISIGDIAKKLGELWSTQGSKDKAPYEAKAAKLKEKYEKDVAAYRAKSGMGKSDAGKKGGPGRPAAKKAEPVDDDDDDDDDDDEEEDDDDDDEDDD